One genomic segment of Pseudonocardia sp. T1-2H includes these proteins:
- a CDS encoding DUF5134 domain-containing protein, which produces MAFTAVLAMVSLGLGLLHLLRVATARRDGRPVLGEASHAAMGLGMAAMFSPFGDPLPSVVWVAVFSSTATWFGLRWLRAGPRADDAAHHVVGGVAMLLMLALGGHEHSHAGSTWVSLVAVVLAGYFGWHVLRCSDRFVAARRSPVAAGHAGCPAPGGGAGLRAPHVGALAHLVMAASMGVMFLGMV; this is translated from the coding sequence ATGGCCTTCACGGCCGTTCTCGCGATGGTCTCGCTCGGGCTCGGCCTGCTGCACCTGCTGCGGGTGGCCACCGCCCGGCGGGACGGGCGACCGGTGCTCGGAGAGGCGTCCCACGCCGCGATGGGCCTGGGGATGGCGGCGATGTTCTCGCCGTTCGGCGACCCGCTCCCGTCGGTGGTGTGGGTCGCCGTCTTCTCCTCGACGGCCACGTGGTTCGGCCTGCGCTGGCTGCGCGCCGGTCCCCGGGCCGACGACGCGGCGCACCACGTCGTCGGCGGCGTGGCGATGCTGCTGATGCTGGCCCTGGGCGGGCACGAGCACAGCCATGCCGGCTCGACGTGGGTGTCCCTCGTCGCGGTCGTCCTGGCGGGATACTTCGGCTGGCACGTGCTCCGCTGCTCGGACCGCTTCGTCGCGGCGCGCCGGTCCCCGGTGGCCGCCGGGCACGCGGGCTGCCCCGCGCCGGGCGGGGGAGCGGGACTTCGTGCCCCGCACGTCGGCGCGCTCGCCCACCTGGTGATGGCGGCGTCCATGGGTGTGATGTTCCTGGGCATGGTGTGA
- a CDS encoding helix-turn-helix transcriptional regulator produces the protein MAELEPRNFLQPCLLLLLRERPDHGYELANRLRPMHDGAGDPGGVYRALRGLEKLGLVRSEWQTSATGPARRIYHVTGEGAAMLDGQARGLESVHDAIHVFLDRYARVAAVARPVG, from the coding sequence ATGGCCGAGCTCGAACCGAGGAACTTTCTGCAACCCTGTCTGCTGCTGCTTCTGCGCGAGCGGCCCGATCACGGCTACGAACTCGCCAACCGGCTCCGTCCCATGCACGACGGAGCGGGGGATCCGGGTGGCGTGTACCGCGCGCTCCGGGGTCTGGAGAAACTCGGCCTCGTCCGGTCCGAGTGGCAGACCTCCGCCACCGGCCCGGCGCGGCGGATCTACCACGTCACCGGCGAGGGTGCCGCCATGCTCGACGGACAGGCCAGAGGCCTGGAGAGCGTCCACGACGCGATCCACGTCTTCCTGGACCGCTACGCGCGGGTCGCCGCGGTCGCGAGGCCCGTCGGCTAG
- a CDS encoding MOSC domain-containing protein yields MNDTTPAGSVTSLHRYPVKSMLGEPVDAIVVDARGVAGDRRFALVDSDTGRVATAKHPRLWRTLLQFSAVSAGAGARITFPDGHVLPVDEAADELSELLGRKVRVSAERAEGASVERPDPVDVLAEGVDAEVEYGVLEIAQGTPGGAFVDYAPIHLITTATLDELGVEALRYRPNVVVRTPPGYPPFAENDWCGAEFTIGDVRLRGTLPTPRCSVPTLEHGDLPRAPQAVRPLLERNRVDVPGFGVLPCAGVYAEVLSGGTIRIGDAVG; encoded by the coding sequence ATGAATGACACCACGCCCGCCGGCTCCGTCACGTCGCTGCACCGCTACCCGGTGAAGTCGATGCTCGGAGAGCCGGTGGACGCGATCGTCGTCGACGCGCGCGGGGTGGCGGGGGACCGCCGCTTCGCGCTCGTCGACAGCGACACCGGCCGGGTCGCGACGGCCAAGCACCCGCGGCTGTGGCGCACCCTGCTGCAGTTCTCCGCCGTCTCGGCCGGGGCCGGCGCGCGGATCACGTTCCCGGACGGGCACGTGCTCCCCGTCGACGAGGCGGCCGACGAGCTCTCCGAGTTGCTCGGCCGCAAGGTCCGGGTGTCGGCCGAGCGGGCCGAGGGCGCGTCCGTGGAACGTCCGGACCCGGTGGACGTGCTGGCCGAGGGCGTGGACGCCGAGGTCGAGTACGGGGTCCTGGAGATCGCACAGGGCACGCCGGGCGGCGCGTTCGTGGACTACGCGCCGATCCACCTGATCACCACCGCGACCCTCGACGAGCTGGGCGTGGAGGCGCTGCGCTACCGCCCGAACGTCGTGGTCCGGACCCCGCCCGGATACCCGCCCTTCGCGGAGAACGACTGGTGCGGGGCCGAGTTCACGATCGGCGACGTCCGGCTGCGCGGCACCCTGCCCACGCCGCGCTGCTCGGTGCCGACCCTGGAGCACGGGGACCTGCCGCGGGCCCCGCAGGCGGTGCGCCCCTTGCTGGAGCGCAACCGCGTGGACGTCCCGGGCTTCGGGGTGCTCCCGTGCGCCGGGGTGTACGCCGAGGTGCTGTCCGGGGGCACGATCCGGATCGGGGACGCGGTGGGCTGA
- a CDS encoding ABC transporter substrate-binding protein, translating to MRRTLIARVAAVAAISALALTACGGGGGGDPLSSGSTGSAAPADTIKIGSANFTESQIVAAIYGQALQAKGVKVETTPPIGSREAYYPALQDGSIDLIPEYTGTLLQYVKKDATETEPDAVYTALQAALPPTLTVLQKSAAEDRDAVVVTRATATQHNLKTMDDLAPVCGQMAFGGPPEFQTRPDGIPGIQKTYNCTFKSYLPLDAGGPLTVAGLKDGNVAAADIFSTDASIKTNDFVVLDDPKSNFAAQNVVPLITKAKATPQVTEVLDAISAKLTTQGLTDLNAEAASDTKPSAETVAKNWLTANGLA from the coding sequence ATGAGACGCACCCTGATCGCCCGCGTCGCCGCCGTCGCGGCGATCTCCGCGCTCGCGCTCACCGCCTGCGGTGGCGGTGGCGGCGGGGACCCGCTGTCCAGCGGCAGCACGGGCAGCGCCGCGCCCGCGGACACCATCAAGATCGGCTCGGCGAACTTCACCGAGAGCCAGATCGTCGCCGCGATCTACGGCCAGGCCCTGCAGGCCAAGGGCGTCAAGGTCGAGACGACGCCGCCGATCGGCAGCCGCGAGGCCTACTACCCGGCCCTGCAGGACGGCTCGATCGACCTGATCCCGGAGTACACCGGCACGCTGCTGCAGTACGTCAAGAAGGACGCCACCGAGACCGAGCCGGACGCCGTCTACACCGCCCTGCAGGCCGCGCTCCCGCCGACGCTGACGGTGCTCCAGAAGTCCGCCGCCGAGGACCGGGACGCCGTGGTCGTCACGCGGGCCACCGCGACGCAGCACAACCTGAAGACGATGGACGACCTGGCGCCGGTCTGCGGCCAGATGGCCTTCGGCGGCCCGCCGGAGTTCCAGACCCGGCCCGACGGCATCCCGGGCATCCAGAAGACCTACAACTGCACGTTCAAGAGCTACCTGCCCCTCGACGCCGGCGGCCCGCTGACCGTCGCCGGGCTGAAGGACGGCAACGTTGCGGCCGCGGACATCTTCTCCACGGACGCGTCGATCAAGACGAACGACTTCGTCGTGCTGGACGACCCGAAGAGCAACTTCGCGGCGCAGAACGTCGTTCCGCTGATCACCAAGGCGAAGGCGACCCCGCAGGTCACCGAGGTGCTCGACGCGATCTCGGCCAAGCTGACCACGCAGGGGCTGACGGACCTCAACGCCGAGGCGGCGAGCGACACCAAGCCCAGCGCGGAGACCGTCGCGAAGAACTGGCTGACGGCCAACGGCCTGGCCTGA
- a CDS encoding ABC transporter permease, protein MNYLGWLLDGANWSGPQGITQRLIEHLGYTALTMVIALVVAVPVGAWIGHRSGGGFVVSGANGLRALPTLGLLVLLVTWIGLGFTGPLIALLVLGIPPILAGTYAGIRNVDRAIVDAATGMGMRGKDVLLKVELPNALPLIIGGIRSALLQVVSTATIAAYVGLGGLGRFIFDGLAQRDFPQMIGGSILVAVLAVALDLLFGGLQKLLVSPGLQAAPRGPRRLRAVPPPKQPVPAAEAA, encoded by the coding sequence GTGAACTACCTCGGCTGGCTCCTCGACGGCGCGAACTGGAGCGGCCCCCAGGGCATCACCCAGCGGCTGATCGAGCACCTCGGCTACACCGCCCTGACGATGGTGATCGCGCTGGTCGTCGCGGTGCCGGTCGGCGCCTGGATCGGGCACCGCTCCGGCGGGGGCTTCGTCGTCAGCGGCGCCAACGGCCTGCGTGCGCTGCCCACGCTCGGCCTGCTCGTCCTGTTGGTGACGTGGATCGGCCTCGGCTTCACCGGCCCGCTCATCGCGCTGCTCGTCCTCGGCATCCCGCCGATCCTCGCCGGCACCTACGCCGGCATCCGCAACGTCGACCGCGCGATCGTCGACGCGGCCACCGGCATGGGCATGCGCGGCAAGGACGTGCTGCTCAAGGTCGAGCTGCCCAACGCCCTGCCGCTGATCATCGGCGGGATCCGCAGCGCGCTGCTGCAGGTCGTCTCCACCGCGACGATCGCCGCGTACGTCGGGCTGGGCGGCCTCGGCCGCTTCATCTTCGACGGCCTCGCGCAGCGGGACTTCCCGCAGATGATCGGCGGGTCGATCCTGGTCGCGGTGCTCGCCGTCGCCCTGGACCTGCTGTTCGGCGGGCTGCAGAAGCTGCTCGTCTCGCCCGGGCTGCAGGCCGCACCGCGCGGCCCGCGCCGGCTGCGCGCCGTCCCGCCCCCGAAGCAGCCGGTGCCCGCCGCCGAGGCGGCCTGA
- a CDS encoding ABC transporter permease: MTWVLGNLPLIGDLLVQHIVFSLVPVVIGLVLAIPLGWLANRTPAGRTIVINLSGLLYTIPSLALFVFLPAVLGTSILDPVNVIVALSVYTVALLVRTIADALSAVPDLVVNSATAMGFTPVRRFVGVDLPLAVPVIVAGLRVAAVSSISLVTVGSTVGFGGLGRMFTDGFQRVITAEIIAGIVLVLALALVVDTLLVQGGKALTPWQRAGQTARRGAEA; the protein is encoded by the coding sequence GTGACCTGGGTTCTCGGCAACCTGCCGCTGATCGGCGACCTGCTCGTCCAGCACATCGTGTTCTCGCTGGTCCCGGTGGTGATCGGGCTGGTGCTGGCGATCCCGCTCGGCTGGCTGGCCAACCGCACGCCCGCCGGGCGCACCATCGTGATCAACCTGTCCGGGCTGCTCTACACGATCCCGTCGCTGGCGCTGTTCGTGTTCCTCCCGGCCGTCCTCGGCACGTCCATCCTGGACCCGGTCAACGTGATCGTGGCGCTGAGCGTCTACACCGTGGCGCTGCTCGTCCGCACCATCGCGGACGCGCTGTCCGCGGTGCCGGACCTCGTCGTCAACTCGGCGACGGCGATGGGCTTCACCCCGGTCCGCCGCTTCGTCGGCGTGGACCTCCCGCTGGCGGTCCCCGTGATCGTCGCGGGGCTCCGGGTGGCGGCCGTGTCGTCGATCAGCCTGGTGACGGTGGGCTCGACCGTCGGGTTCGGCGGCCTCGGCCGGATGTTCACCGACGGCTTCCAGCGCGTCATCACCGCGGAGATCATCGCCGGGATCGTGCTGGTGCTGGCGCTGGCCCTCGTCGTCGACACGCTCCTGGTGCAGGGCGGCAAGGCCCTCACGCCCTGGCAGCGGGCCGGGCAGACCGCGCGGCGGGGGGCGGAGGCGTGA
- a CDS encoding ABC transporter ATP-binding protein — protein MIEFRDVTKRFPDGTVAVDTLNLTAETGRITVFVGPSGCGKTTSLRMVNRMIEPTSGIIEVDGQDIMAGDPAELRRGIGYVIQAAGLFPHRTIRDNIATVPMLLGWNKKQARERAMELMETVGLVPEMGSRYPAQLSGGQQQRVGVARALAADPPVLLMDEPFSAVDPVVRENLQDELLRLQSELGKTIVFVTHDIDEAIKLGDRVAVFRTGGHLAQYDEPGVLLARPADDFVDNFVGRDRGYRGLGFVSSSGLPVGELRTVEVGGSAPEGWSLVVDRERRPLGWHHGATAGGTAGEENLVPGGSLYDAASGSLRSALDAALSSPSGQGVAVDADGRVSGSISADDVLAALAVARRDDAAA, from the coding sequence GTGATCGAGTTCCGGGACGTCACGAAACGGTTCCCCGACGGCACCGTCGCCGTGGACACGCTGAACCTGACCGCGGAGACCGGCCGGATCACGGTGTTCGTCGGGCCGTCCGGCTGCGGCAAGACCACCTCGCTGCGGATGGTCAACCGGATGATCGAGCCCACCTCCGGCATCATCGAGGTCGACGGGCAGGACATCATGGCCGGCGACCCGGCCGAGCTGCGCCGCGGCATCGGCTACGTGATCCAGGCGGCCGGGTTGTTCCCGCACCGCACCATCCGGGACAACATCGCCACCGTCCCGATGCTGCTGGGCTGGAACAAGAAGCAGGCCCGCGAGCGGGCGATGGAGCTGATGGAGACCGTCGGACTCGTCCCGGAGATGGGCAGCCGCTACCCGGCGCAGCTCTCCGGCGGCCAGCAGCAGCGCGTCGGCGTGGCCCGCGCCCTCGCCGCGGACCCGCCGGTCCTGCTGATGGACGAGCCGTTCAGCGCCGTGGATCCGGTGGTCCGGGAGAACCTGCAGGACGAGCTGCTGCGGCTGCAGTCCGAGCTCGGCAAGACGATCGTGTTCGTCACCCACGACATCGACGAGGCCATCAAGCTGGGCGACCGGGTCGCGGTGTTCCGCACCGGCGGCCACCTCGCCCAGTACGACGAGCCCGGCGTGCTGCTCGCCCGTCCGGCGGACGACTTCGTGGACAACTTCGTCGGCCGGGACCGCGGCTACCGCGGGCTCGGGTTCGTGTCGTCCAGCGGGCTGCCCGTCGGCGAGCTGCGGACGGTCGAGGTCGGGGGCAGCGCGCCCGAGGGCTGGTCCCTCGTGGTCGACAGGGAACGGCGCCCGCTCGGCTGGCACCACGGCGCGACCGCGGGCGGCACGGCCGGCGAGGAGAACCTCGTCCCCGGCGGCTCCCTGTACGACGCGGCGTCGGGCTCCCTGCGCAGCGCGCTCGACGCGGCCCTGTCGTCGCCGTCGGGCCAGGGTGTCGCGGTCGACGCGGACGGCCGGGTGAGCGGCTCGATCAGCGCGGACGACGTGCTCGCCGCCCTGGCCGTCGCCCGCCGCGACGACGCGGCCGCGTAG
- a CDS encoding putative bifunctional diguanylate cyclase/phosphodiesterase, with product MQVVGAGAAPSGFAGAPAAEPLEAPAVFAEPGFAEPGSDPELTDPVGSFPRILPALREAALGTSTLPPGTLDGFGPGGVEVVPLPSAPAVVCDDSNRIVRVNQAFLRLADRRTDDPVHGPLGMRVNQLVAGPDADARLVRPDHSLVRVRVVRWDLPGALRAVLFIELEQPQGDAGTGADRRWTAELERIARVGTWTFDLTTATLSRTETLDELYRSVGVAADTDRGPVEGDQVALLCRGLRSGARTQDHHVEMRLPGDRVLSCRAGIERSADGTPVRLVGMVRDVSAQRVAEGRVQHSGQRFLDLMATVTAGVGLLDASGRLVDANPALCALLDSPLERLRGVSALDLTAEPEASPDGLPRWLRRIAPGSQHGYRIDALALLRADGTRVWCEVGVTASMADDGGVFWLIVCTDVGEQRRAAELLRSAATTDELTRLPNRAAALELLDTLLAGPGRHRVALVCGDLDDFARVNSSLGHEAGDDMLVALAARLQRELPFGCTAARLSADEFVVICADHAEAGGPDALARTVADMLRTTVTVHGRPVHLTASVGLATPKPHEDVTASDLLRYAEAAMQDVKRNDRGGVGIACEGVVATATRQLELEAELRAAISGDGLLLEYQPVVGPDGVVHSAEALVRWPHPERGLIPPGEFLPVAQRGGLLRELDLWVLRTATREAAGWTTPSGRGVAVAVNLAGLLPSEPDFLAHVSAAVAGAGLMWDQLVLELVETSMVALPRHALDAMAELVNRGVRFAVDDFGTGYSSLARLEELPGADGEGGPVVRHRRRGGPGGLRRRPGRRGPGARDGPLDGGRGRRDRGAVPRAARPGRRRLPGLALRPPAAGGRDAPGAARRAPPDAGDRDRRLNPTSRAPVRTRRGLVTVPGSRFATRISAG from the coding sequence ATGCAGGTCGTCGGCGCCGGAGCCGCCCCCTCCGGGTTCGCGGGGGCGCCCGCGGCCGAGCCGCTCGAGGCCCCGGCGGTGTTCGCCGAGCCGGGGTTCGCCGAGCCGGGGTCCGACCCGGAGCTCACCGACCCCGTCGGCAGCTTCCCCCGCATCCTCCCCGCGCTCCGCGAGGCCGCCCTCGGCACCTCGACCCTGCCCCCCGGCACGCTCGACGGGTTCGGCCCCGGCGGCGTCGAGGTCGTCCCGCTGCCGTCCGCGCCCGCCGTCGTGTGCGACGACTCGAACCGGATCGTGCGCGTCAACCAGGCGTTCCTGCGGCTGGCGGACAGACGCACCGACGACCCCGTGCACGGCCCCCTCGGGATGCGGGTCAACCAGCTCGTCGCCGGCCCGGACGCCGACGCCCGCCTGGTCCGGCCGGACCACTCGCTGGTGCGGGTCCGCGTCGTGCGCTGGGACCTGCCGGGCGCCCTGCGCGCGGTGCTCTTCATCGAGCTGGAGCAGCCCCAGGGCGATGCGGGAACCGGCGCGGACCGCCGCTGGACGGCCGAGCTGGAGCGGATCGCCCGCGTCGGTACCTGGACGTTCGACCTCACCACGGCCACGCTCTCGCGCACCGAGACCCTCGACGAGCTGTACCGCTCGGTGGGCGTCGCCGCGGACACCGACCGCGGTCCCGTGGAGGGGGACCAGGTCGCGCTGCTCTGCCGCGGGCTGCGGTCCGGTGCCCGCACCCAGGACCACCACGTCGAGATGCGGCTCCCCGGGGACCGGGTGCTGAGCTGCCGGGCCGGCATCGAGCGCTCCGCGGACGGCACGCCGGTGCGGCTCGTGGGCATGGTGCGCGACGTCAGCGCCCAGCGCGTCGCCGAGGGCCGGGTGCAGCACTCCGGGCAGCGGTTCCTGGACCTCATGGCCACCGTGACCGCAGGGGTGGGGCTGCTCGACGCGTCCGGCCGGCTCGTCGACGCGAACCCGGCCCTGTGCGCGCTGCTGGACTCGCCGCTGGAGCGGCTGCGCGGCGTCTCCGCGCTGGACCTGACCGCGGAACCGGAGGCGAGCCCCGACGGCCTGCCGCGCTGGCTGCGCCGGATCGCGCCCGGCTCGCAGCACGGCTACCGCATCGACGCCCTCGCCCTGCTGCGCGCCGACGGCACCCGGGTGTGGTGCGAGGTCGGCGTCACGGCGTCGATGGCGGACGACGGCGGCGTGTTCTGGCTGATCGTCTGCACGGACGTCGGCGAGCAGCGCCGCGCCGCCGAGCTCCTGCGCAGCGCCGCGACCACGGACGAGCTGACCCGGCTGCCGAACCGCGCCGCCGCCCTCGAACTGCTGGACACCCTGCTCGCCGGGCCCGGCCGGCACCGCGTGGCCCTGGTCTGCGGGGACCTGGACGACTTCGCCCGGGTCAACTCCTCGCTCGGCCACGAGGCGGGCGACGACATGCTGGTCGCGCTCGCGGCCCGGCTGCAGCGGGAGCTCCCGTTCGGCTGCACCGCGGCCCGGCTCTCCGCGGACGAGTTCGTGGTGATCTGCGCGGACCACGCGGAGGCCGGCGGCCCGGACGCCCTCGCCCGGACCGTCGCGGACATGCTCCGGACCACGGTCACCGTCCACGGGCGGCCGGTGCACCTCACGGCCTCCGTCGGGCTGGCCACCCCGAAGCCGCACGAGGACGTGACCGCGTCGGACCTGCTGCGCTACGCCGAGGCGGCCATGCAGGACGTCAAGCGCAACGACCGCGGCGGCGTCGGCATCGCCTGTGAGGGGGTCGTCGCCACCGCGACCCGGCAGCTGGAGCTCGAGGCCGAGCTCCGCGCCGCGATCTCCGGCGACGGGCTGCTGCTGGAGTACCAGCCGGTCGTCGGGCCGGACGGGGTCGTGCACAGCGCCGAGGCGCTGGTCCGCTGGCCGCACCCGGAGCGCGGGCTGATCCCGCCGGGGGAGTTCCTGCCGGTCGCGCAGCGCGGCGGGCTGCTGCGTGAGCTGGACCTGTGGGTGCTGCGCACCGCGACCCGCGAGGCCGCGGGCTGGACGACGCCGAGCGGGCGCGGCGTGGCCGTCGCCGTCAACCTCGCCGGGCTGCTGCCGAGCGAGCCGGACTTCCTCGCCCACGTGAGCGCCGCCGTCGCGGGCGCCGGCCTGATGTGGGACCAGCTGGTGCTCGAGCTCGTCGAGACGTCCATGGTGGCGCTCCCGCGGCACGCGCTCGACGCCATGGCCGAGCTGGTCAACCGGGGCGTCCGCTTCGCCGTCGACGACTTCGGCACCGGCTACTCGTCCCTGGCGCGGCTCGAGGAGCTTCCCGGCGCAGACGGTGAAGGTGGACCGGTCGTTCGTCACAGGCGTCGCGGAGGACCCGGCGGACTTCGCCGTCGCCCGGGCCGTCGTGGACCTGGCGCACGCGATGGGCCGCTCGACGGTGGCCGAGGGCGTCGAGACCGCGGAGCAGTTCCACGTGCTGCGCGGCCTGGGCGTCGACGCCTACCAGGGCTGGCTCTTCGCCCGCCCGCTGCGGGCGGACGCGATGCGCCGGGTGCTGCTCGCCGAGCGCCTCCCGACGCCGGCGACCGCGATCGGCGCCTGAATCCCACGTCGCGGGCACCTGTCCGGACACGTCGCGGGTTGGTCACGGTCCCCGGTTCCCGGTTCGCCACCCGGATCTCGGCGGGATAG
- a CDS encoding NAD(P)-dependent malic enzyme, which yields MTVVPERVLETEPITQDQIFAAHVGGKLSTGLSAPLSDARDLAIAYTPGVADVSRAIAADPALAARYTWTNRLVAVVSDGTAVLGLGDIGPRASLPVMEGKSALFKAFGGLDSIPLVLDTTDVDEIVETLVRLRPSFGAVNLEDVSAPRCFELEAKLIEALDCPVMHDDQHGTAIVLLAALRGACEVERRELADLKVVISGAGAAGVACARMLVTAGARDVVVLDSRGVIDAARGGEKARLAAETNPRGVTGGIAAALRDADVFVGLSSARLPEELLATMAPRPMVFALSNPDPEIAPDIAARYASIVATGRSDFPNQINNVLAFPGVFRGALDAGARRITDEMKLAAAEAIHLVARDDLAPDRIVPSPFDPRVAPEVAAAVRAVAERASGR from the coding sequence ATGACCGTCGTGCCCGAGCGCGTCCTCGAGACCGAACCGATCACCCAGGACCAGATCTTCGCCGCCCACGTGGGCGGCAAGCTCTCCACCGGCCTGTCGGCCCCGCTGTCCGACGCGCGGGACCTGGCCATCGCCTACACCCCCGGCGTCGCCGACGTCAGCCGCGCCATCGCCGCGGACCCGGCCCTCGCCGCCCGCTACACCTGGACGAACCGCCTGGTCGCGGTGGTCAGCGACGGCACGGCGGTCCTCGGCCTCGGGGACATCGGCCCGCGTGCCTCGCTGCCGGTCATGGAGGGCAAGTCCGCGCTGTTCAAGGCGTTCGGCGGGCTGGACTCCATCCCGCTCGTGCTGGACACGACGGACGTCGACGAGATCGTCGAGACCCTGGTCCGGCTGCGCCCGAGCTTCGGCGCGGTCAACCTGGAGGACGTCTCGGCGCCGCGCTGCTTCGAGCTCGAGGCGAAGCTGATCGAGGCGCTGGACTGCCCCGTCATGCACGACGACCAGCACGGCACGGCGATCGTCCTGCTCGCGGCCCTGCGCGGGGCCTGCGAGGTCGAGCGGCGTGAGCTCGCGGACCTGAAGGTCGTGATCTCAGGTGCCGGCGCCGCGGGTGTCGCCTGCGCCCGGATGCTGGTCACTGCCGGAGCGCGGGACGTCGTCGTGCTCGACTCGCGGGGCGTCATCGACGCCGCGCGCGGCGGGGAGAAGGCGCGGCTCGCGGCGGAGACCAACCCGCGGGGTGTCACCGGCGGGATCGCGGCCGCGCTGCGGGACGCGGACGTGTTCGTCGGCCTGTCCAGCGCGAGGCTCCCGGAGGAGTTGCTCGCCACGATGGCGCCGCGGCCCATGGTCTTCGCCCTGTCCAACCCGGACCCGGAGATCGCGCCGGACATCGCCGCCCGGTACGCCTCGATCGTCGCCACGGGCCGCAGCGACTTCCCGAACCAGATCAACAACGTGCTCGCGTTCCCGGGTGTCTTCCGGGGCGCGCTGGACGCCGGGGCGCGCCGGATCACCGACGAGATGAAGCTCGCCGCGGCCGAGGCGATCCACCTGGTGGCCCGCGACGACCTGGCGCCGGACCGGATCGTCCCGAGCCCGTTCGACCCGCGTGTCGCGCCCGAGGTGGCGGCCGCGGTGCGAGCTGTCGCCGAACGGGCGAGCGGACGGTAG
- a CDS encoding S26 family signal peptidase: MRRWRRVAVRGPSMSPTLADGDVVLARFGAPVRRGDVVLVRWSARPGQLSVKRAVRPEGAGWWVLGDNPYGSTDSGLLGPAEVLAVVGARLWPTPHRLRRTPDRG; this comes from the coding sequence ATGCGGCGATGGCGCCGGGTGGCGGTCCGGGGACCGTCGATGTCTCCCACCCTGGCCGACGGCGACGTCGTCCTGGCCCGGTTCGGTGCCCCCGTCCGGAGGGGCGACGTGGTGCTCGTCCGCTGGTCGGCGCGGCCCGGGCAGCTGTCGGTGAAGCGCGCGGTCCGGCCGGAGGGGGCGGGCTGGTGGGTGCTCGGGGACAACCCCTACGGCTCGACGGACTCGGGTCTCCTGGGACCCGCGGAGGTGCTGGCCGTCGTCGGAGCCCGGCTGTGGCCCACGCCACATCGGCTGCGCAGGACACCCGACCGGGGGTGA
- the sodN gene encoding superoxide dismutase, Ni, which translates to MRLSRILRPRLEATAHCDLPCGVYDPAQARIEAESVKAIQEKYQGNEDPVFRERAIEIKEQRSDLVKHHLWVLWTDYFKPPHFEKYPELHELFNKATKKAGGGAGGTKASVDPATGQELLDYIAQIDKIFWETKQAA; encoded by the coding sequence ATGCGGCTGTCCCGCATTCTCCGCCCGCGGCTGGAGGCCACCGCGCACTGCGACCTCCCCTGCGGCGTGTACGACCCGGCGCAGGCCCGGATCGAGGCCGAGTCGGTCAAGGCGATCCAGGAGAAGTACCAGGGCAACGAGGACCCGGTGTTCCGGGAGCGTGCCATCGAGATCAAGGAGCAGCGCTCCGACCTCGTGAAGCACCACCTCTGGGTGCTGTGGACGGACTACTTCAAGCCGCCGCACTTCGAGAAGTACCCGGAGCTGCACGAGCTGTTCAACAAGGCCACCAAGAAGGCCGGCGGCGGCGCGGGCGGCACCAAGGCCTCCGTCGACCCGGCCACGGGCCAGGAGCTGCTGGACTACATCGCGCAGATCGACAAGATCTTCTGGGAGACCAAGCAGGCTGCCTGA
- a CDS encoding sensor histidine kinase, with protein sequence MLRLADFTDLVGTAIANAQARADLTASRARVVAATDDIRRRIERDLHDGTQQRLVSLALEVRNTQASVLDAQPQLKTELADIADGLVAALDDLREIARGIHPALLATSGLHPALEALARRSPLPVELDINLDGRLPNHVEVAAYYVVAEALTNAAKHARPTAIWVAADVVDGRLRLSVRDDGVGGADPANGSG encoded by the coding sequence GTGCTGAGGCTGGCCGACTTCACCGACCTCGTCGGCACCGCCATCGCCAACGCCCAGGCGCGGGCCGACCTCACGGCGTCGCGGGCGCGCGTGGTGGCCGCCACCGACGACATCCGCCGCCGTATCGAGCGCGACCTGCACGACGGCACTCAGCAGCGGCTCGTCTCACTCGCACTCGAGGTGCGCAACACGCAGGCCAGCGTCCTCGACGCGCAGCCCCAGCTGAAAACCGAGCTGGCTGACATCGCCGACGGCCTGGTCGCCGCGCTGGACGACCTGCGGGAGATCGCCCGCGGCATTCACCCCGCATTGCTTGCCACAAGCGGCCTGCATCCAGCGCTCGAAGCGCTGGCCCGCCGCTCGCCGCTCCCGGTCGAACTCGACATCAACCTCGACGGCCGCCTCCCGAACCATGTCGAGGTCGCGGCCTACTACGTGGTCGCAGAGGCGCTCACCAACGCCGCGAAACACGCGCGACCCACGGCCATCTGGGTTGCGGCCGACGTGGTGGACGGCCGCCTGCGGCTGAGCGTGCGCGACGACGGCGTCGGCGGCGCAGATCCGGCCAACGGCTCCGGGTGA